A window of Flexistipes sp. genomic DNA:
GATTTTCAGCGTTTCCATGGTGTTTGCTGAAGGCAACGCAAGAAGAGGTAAAAGAATATGGAAAGTCGGATGCCGACTGACCTGCCACGACGGATCTGTTCAGGGATCACCCGCTTTAAGTCCTGTATCCAAAACTCAGGCACAGTGGAAAATGTGGTTCGCAAACAATCATGAAAAGATTAAAGAGGTTCATAAAAAAGGCGAACTGGATAAGGCAAGAGTAAGAGGCGGAGCACAGGGATGGCAAGATATGTTTCGGTATCTTCACGATCACGCTCTCGATTCAGCGCAACCTGAAACCTGCGGTTAAAAATTAATACAGGGGGAGCTAAACTTCCTCCTGTTTTTTTGTAAAAATTGTTGATTAACTTTGTATGATTTTATTAATGAAATAATTGTTATTTGATTTCAGGGTTTTATTTGTCCACTGGACAAAAAATTTAATAAAGCGGAGGTAATTATGAAGAAGTTACTGGTTTCATTTTTGGCCGTTTTCTTAATGGCCGGTTTTTCTTATGCTGCAGACGATGTAGATCTGCAGGAACTGAAAAAACAGATCCAGGATTTACAGCAGCAGGTTGACATGATGTCTAATTTTGTCAACAAGAGTACACGCCATACTGCCCAGGATAAACTCAACCTTAGTGTGGAGCTGAGAACACGTCTTGACAGCATCCAGTATAAAAATCTGAGAAGATTAAACGATTTTTCCAGTGATATGATGCAGCTCTGGATGAGTGACAGTTTAATCAACAGCAGTGGATCTGCTAATAGTTTTGATGCCAATAATGACATGTGGAATGATGCTTTTACTTCCACATATATGGCAAATTTCGGTTCACTTATGCAGAAACCTGAAATAGTAGGCATGCTGGTCAATATGGGAGCACCTAATCCTCAAAACAACCCTCAAGGTTATCAGCAATTTGCTATGACAGCTTTTGCCAATATGCTTGCCGACAGAAGTGTTACACCTCAGGAGCTTGGTGGCATAACAACTGCTTTTAACAACATTGATCCTGAAAAAGCGGATTCCAATAATGATGTAATGTTCACAAACAAACTCAGACTCCGTTTAAGCAGCAAAATCAATAATAATGTATCCTTTAACGGCCGTCTGACAATGTACAAGGCTTTCGGCGAGGCTACAAACATTCGTTTTTATAACGGCAATTTCAACAGTATGCATCTGGACGGCAACTCTGCCGCAGTTCCCACAGATGACAGTGTCCATGTTGAAAGGGCATACTTTGTCTATAAGAATCGTTTAGGCCCCGTTGACTGGCACTTCTCTTTCGGACGCAGACCATCCACATACGGTCCTCCAATGGGAATGCACGAAAATGCTGTTCAGGGCGGCTCACCTCTGGCACACATTATTCAGTGGAATTTCGACGGTGGCTCACTTGGGTTTAATTATGAAAAATATTACGATACATGGGATTTG
This region includes:
- a CDS encoding cytochrome c translates to MNKKFVGFLMLLFIVIFSVSMVFAEGNARRGKRIWKVGCRLTCHDGSVQGSPALSPVSKTQAQWKMWFANNHEKIKEVHKKGELDKARVRGGAQGWQDMFRYLHDHALDSAQPETCG
- a CDS encoding DUF3373 domain-containing protein; translation: MKKLLVSFLAVFLMAGFSYAADDVDLQELKKQIQDLQQQVDMMSNFVNKSTRHTAQDKLNLSVELRTRLDSIQYKNLRRLNDFSSDMMQLWMSDSLINSSGSANSFDANNDMWNDAFTSTYMANFGSLMQKPEIVGMLVNMGAPNPQNNPQGYQQFAMTAFANMLADRSVTPQELGGITTAFNNIDPEKADSNNDVMFTNKLRLRLSSKINNNVSFNGRLTMYKAFGEATNIRFYNGNFNSMHLDGNSAAVPTDDSVHVERAYFVYKNRLGPVDWHFSFGRRPSTYGPPMGMHENAVQGGSPLAHIIQWNFDGGSLGFNYEKYYDTWDLASMLKFCYGQGFEGQWGTANPFNAQADVNDVNLFGIIAKLAVNGKYELWYNWAHAYGVTDGFTGLVAMPFTVHGTDYTLDGKYDEYTLEPNYSGYVSRFEPMSKIGDLDMHTVLFQAENFGFKWFVSGAMSKSNPDGRSSNAMFQFMGQDKMVDDTPGYSFWAGIMTPELPFTNGKLGVEYNHGSKYWTSMTAGEDALVGSKIATRGDVYEVYYHQPIVGNNFFATLGYMHYDYEYTNSGSPIGQPKKIEDATAFDTMVPVVDKVDQWYLQATYRY